Proteins encoded by one window of Thermobaculum terrenum ATCC BAA-798:
- the nfi gene encoding deoxyribonuclease V (cleaves DNA at apurinic or apyrimidinic sites), whose translation MISSKDKELEDLINKLQSTHIDPKEAIRLQIKASRYITESPLDTPPATVGGFDLSFPNNARAAAIVIESSTMETIEEILEDMPVTMPYIPGLLAFREAPVILRAYNSLKAKPDVIMIDGHGRAHPRRFGIACHVGLILRKPSIGVAKSLLIGNAEEPGDNKGDWNPITLGNEVLGAAVRTKPGAKPVYVSVGNLISLEQAVELVLKMTTKYRLPEPTRRAHMLASRYKNTR comes from the coding sequence ATGATTTCAAGCAAAGATAAAGAACTGGAAGATCTCATAAATAAATTACAAAGTACCCATATAGATCCGAAAGAAGCTATAAGGTTACAAATCAAGGCTAGCAGGTATATAACAGAGTCTCCACTAGACACCCCTCCCGCTACCGTTGGTGGCTTTGACCTCAGCTTCCCAAATAACGCCAGGGCTGCAGCCATCGTAATAGAGTCAAGCACAATGGAGACTATTGAAGAAATACTTGAAGACATGCCAGTGACCATGCCCTACATACCAGGATTGCTGGCATTTCGAGAAGCACCGGTGATCCTTAGAGCATATAATTCTCTCAAAGCAAAGCCAGACGTCATCATGATCGATGGGCATGGTAGGGCTCACCCCAGAAGATTTGGTATAGCCTGTCACGTTGGACTGATACTAAGAAAGCCTTCCATAGGAGTGGCAAAAAGTTTGCTGATCGGCAATGCTGAGGAACCAGGGGACAACAAGGGAGATTGGAACCCCATAACCTTAGGCAATGAAGTGCTTGGGGCTGCAGTCAGAACCAAGCCTGGAGCGAAACCTGTGTACGTATCAGTAGGAAATCTGATAAGCCTCGAACAGGCTGTGGAGTTAGTATTGAAGATGACCACCAAATATAGATTGCCTGAACCCACACGCCGAGCACATATGCTTGCTAGTCGTTATAAAAACACTAGGTAA
- a CDS encoding aldehyde dehydrogenase family protein, whose amino-acid sequence MQQSAVKVPKVTYAAIPQDQLEILHAYYEEAQKQIPQKLGKHYPIAINGQRVAGQGKTIEVRSPIDTDIVVATFNEATSDQVSQAVDAAAEAFKIWGSMNYQERVNILRQAASNFRDNKFELAAVLSVEAGKTRMEALGEVEEAADLISWYCDQMEENHGFVREMRRIIPNENNKSILRPYGVWAVISPFNFPMALSTGMLAGVLASGNTAVFKPASATALSGLEVYRMFEEAGLPSGVLNFVVGSGSTIGEQLSDNPKISGLAFTGSKDVGLHLMRKFSYPYARPCVAEMGGKNPTIVTSKADLSKAVEGIVRSAFGYTGQKCSACSRVYVFSDMYDQLVDKLLERTAKVIVGDPRQREVFMGPLIDERAVNKYLSAVEEASADGKVLFGGHRIQGIGMERGHFVEPCIVADLPQNHRIIKEELFVPLIALVKVDTLEEAVNLANDTEYGLCAGIFSEDRAEIDYFFNHIEAGVVYANRSGGATTGAWPGSQSFVGWKASGSTGKGALGPYYVQQFMREQSRTVVED is encoded by the coding sequence ATGCAACAGTCCGCAGTAAAAGTACCCAAGGTAACATATGCAGCGATTCCTCAGGATCAGCTAGAAATCCTTCATGCCTATTATGAAGAAGCTCAAAAGCAGATCCCACAAAAGCTTGGAAAGCACTATCCAATAGCAATTAACGGCCAAAGGGTCGCCGGCCAAGGTAAAACCATAGAAGTTCGATCTCCTATAGATACAGATATAGTGGTAGCTACATTCAACGAAGCCACTAGCGATCAAGTATCGCAAGCCGTGGACGCGGCCGCGGAAGCCTTCAAGATATGGGGAAGCATGAATTATCAGGAGAGAGTAAACATTCTCAGGCAAGCTGCCTCTAATTTCCGGGACAACAAATTCGAGCTAGCTGCTGTGCTATCAGTAGAAGCTGGCAAGACCCGAATGGAAGCTCTAGGAGAAGTAGAGGAGGCTGCCGACCTCATCTCGTGGTATTGTGACCAGATGGAAGAGAACCATGGGTTCGTGAGAGAGATGAGAAGGATAATCCCTAATGAAAATAACAAGTCTATCCTCAGACCATATGGAGTATGGGCGGTTATAAGCCCATTTAATTTCCCCATGGCTCTATCTACTGGTATGCTAGCCGGCGTACTAGCATCGGGTAACACTGCCGTATTCAAGCCCGCCTCTGCCACAGCTCTTAGTGGCCTAGAGGTATACAGAATGTTCGAAGAGGCTGGTTTACCATCCGGAGTGCTGAACTTCGTTGTCGGCTCTGGTAGTACGATAGGAGAACAGCTATCAGACAATCCTAAGATATCCGGATTAGCATTTACCGGCTCTAAGGATGTTGGACTACATCTTATGAGGAAATTCAGCTATCCGTACGCCAGACCCTGTGTAGCTGAGATGGGAGGCAAGAACCCTACAATTGTTACTTCAAAGGCAGATCTATCCAAAGCCGTTGAGGGAATAGTCAGGTCAGCCTTTGGCTATACAGGACAGAAATGCTCGGCATGCTCACGGGTATACGTATTCTCGGATATGTATGATCAGCTTGTAGATAAGCTGCTGGAGCGTACTGCTAAGGTCATAGTAGGAGATCCCAGACAAAGAGAGGTCTTCATGGGGCCGTTGATCGACGAGCGAGCAGTGAATAAGTACCTGTCTGCAGTAGAAGAGGCGTCCGCAGACGGCAAAGTGTTGTTCGGTGGCCACAGAATACAGGGCATTGGCATGGAGAGAGGCCACTTCGTGGAGCCTTGTATTGTAGCTGATCTACCTCAGAATCACAGGATAATAAAGGAAGAGTTGTTCGTGCCCCTAATAGCACTAGTTAAGGTTGATACCCTTGAGGAAGCTGTAAACCTAGCCAATGATACTGAATACGGCCTCTGTGCAGGTATCTTTAGCGAAGACAGAGCTGAGATAGATTACTTCTTTAATCACATAGAGGCTGGTGTGGTTTACGCTAACAGGAGCGGAGGGGCAACCACTGGGGCTTGGCCCGGTAGCCAAAGCTTTGTGGGATGGAAAGCTAGCGGATCTACGGGCAAGGGAGCACTTGGACCATATTACGTGCAACAATTCATGAGGGAGCAAAGCAGGACTGTAGTAGAAGATTAG
- a CDS encoding iron-sulfur cluster assembly scaffold protein, with amino-acid sequence MQENIQNKHEYTDITIDHYLHPRNVGIIPDATGAGTAGDQEKGQIMIQITLRCSNRVIEDIRFRAFGCSATIASASMVTELAKGKTLEEAEAITSHVLLEALGGLPQDKLYCADYATEALHIAIKDAISRNSDG; translated from the coding sequence ATGCAGGAGAATATCCAGAACAAGCACGAATATACCGATATAACGATAGATCATTATCTGCATCCTAGAAACGTAGGTATCATCCCAGATGCTACAGGGGCCGGTACAGCTGGGGATCAGGAGAAAGGGCAGATAATGATTCAGATAACTCTTAGATGTTCCAATAGAGTGATAGAAGATATTAGGTTCAGAGCGTTCGGATGCAGCGCTACTATAGCCTCCGCTTCTATGGTAACCGAGTTGGCGAAGGGGAAGACTCTTGAAGAAGCTGAAGCAATAACTTCTCATGTGCTACTGGAGGCCCTTGGTGGGCTCCCACAGGACAAGCTTTATTGTGCAGACTATGCCACCGAAGCCCTTCATATAGCCATAAAGGATGCTATCTCTAGGAATAGCGATGGGTAG
- a CDS encoding DUF4097 family beta strand repeat-containing protein has product MNIQEIANGADELRVSLLHGDIYVRVEGEEWSVSVGGGLTPSIERSGDMVHISQPKEDISLRSIQRMDLTLSIPSSVSGVKLETGKGQIEFKGQSQYEGDVSCHSGWGNVSVDSVEGDVRVETGNGEVRVFQVEGDITVSTGNGRILVTDFEGDVTLSSGNGEVRVSSGEGDLRVSTGNGDVNVQQVEGDLSINTAHGKVNISDCESARIRASSAMGPMRVVGCEIEEMQLNSMMGDIYLDSELEGGRYQLSSGLGDVVVILPDDISVRIDAQTGFGRVHSEFPLVQVGRSGPMGFGGVRMVGTTGSDHPEGDLSIKTGKGDISIRRGNGQVLQPRPDSYEDVEEDQSSQQESTSIHDVSVDASSATTDQADYTPLMKPMLENKGKTNEEFVREVLRSLSKGEITPDEAERLLQSVL; this is encoded by the coding sequence ATGAATATCCAAGAAATCGCGAACGGAGCTGATGAGTTACGAGTTAGCCTGCTACATGGAGATATATATGTCAGGGTAGAAGGAGAAGAATGGTCTGTTAGCGTTGGTGGGGGGCTGACCCCATCCATAGAGAGATCGGGAGATATGGTTCATATATCACAGCCTAAGGAAGATATAAGTCTGCGCTCGATCCAGAGAATGGATCTAACTTTGTCTATACCGTCCAGCGTAAGCGGGGTAAAACTTGAGACTGGTAAGGGCCAGATCGAGTTCAAGGGACAATCTCAGTATGAGGGGGATGTGTCATGTCACTCTGGATGGGGGAATGTAAGCGTTGATTCTGTTGAAGGCGACGTAAGGGTAGAAACTGGTAATGGCGAGGTCAGAGTTTTTCAAGTAGAAGGTGATATAACAGTCTCAACAGGGAATGGCAGAATCTTAGTGACCGATTTTGAGGGTGATGTTACCCTCTCTTCAGGTAATGGGGAGGTAAGAGTGTCCTCCGGAGAGGGTGATTTAAGGGTCTCTACAGGCAATGGAGACGTTAACGTCCAACAAGTCGAGGGGGATCTAAGTATAAATACTGCCCATGGGAAGGTTAATATTTCTGATTGCGAGTCCGCGCGTATTAGAGCCTCTTCTGCCATGGGGCCTATGCGGGTGGTAGGTTGTGAGATCGAAGAGATGCAACTTAATTCCATGATGGGTGACATCTACTTGGATTCAGAGCTAGAGGGGGGTAGGTATCAACTGTCATCTGGCCTAGGGGATGTAGTTGTCATCTTACCTGATGATATATCTGTACGCATCGATGCCCAGACAGGTTTTGGAAGGGTGCATTCAGAGTTCCCCCTGGTGCAAGTGGGCAGATCTGGGCCAATGGGTTTTGGTGGCGTAAGAATGGTAGGTACCACTGGCAGCGACCATCCAGAAGGAGACCTCTCAATAAAGACCGGCAAGGGTGATATCTCTATTCGTCGCGGCAATGGACAAGTTTTGCAACCTCGACCAGATAGTTATGAGGACGTTGAAGAGGATCAATCTTCACAACAGGAGTCAACATCTATACATGATGTAAGTGTAGATGCTTCTTCAGCTACCACTGATCAAGCTGACTACACCCCTTTGATGAAGCCTATGCTCGAAAATAAGGGCAAAACGAACGAGGAGTTCGTAAGAGAGGTACTCAGGTCGCTATCCAAAGGTGAGATAACTCCAGACGAAGCCGAGAGACTTCTCCAGAGCGTACTATAG
- a CDS encoding tyrosine-type recombinase/integrase has protein sequence MAQEEKDLRNSVQDFLDYCLVEEGLSPASVRTYQQVLYALVDWLELRLQSKAHVSNLDKQSVKAWQRYLVVEKQLDDDTYVKYISALRSFVNYLHDEDLTSLTRDDIKLPKSHMDVSSIKALSVDDVRALLMAPDPSTPWGKRDRALLALLYCTGMRIAELCSLNRDQLPLEHLCEDEILEVSIIGKGRKPRVVFVDAVAQRLLKEYLQLRTDENPALFVSFKGPTAEDRLTPRAIQMSIKKYAKKAGLKTIPTPHTMRHTFAVHKLQGGADTRIVQAFLGHSSLATTQRYTRVTDRYLRESYERTHIPADLD, from the coding sequence ATGGCGCAAGAAGAAAAGGATCTGAGGAATAGTGTGCAAGATTTTCTAGACTATTGCCTAGTCGAGGAGGGGTTGTCACCAGCGAGTGTGAGAACATATCAGCAAGTCCTCTATGCCCTTGTGGACTGGCTAGAGCTAAGGTTGCAATCCAAGGCCCACGTTTCAAACTTGGACAAACAGTCTGTGAAAGCATGGCAGAGATACCTAGTAGTAGAGAAGCAGTTAGATGATGACACTTACGTTAAATATATTTCTGCTTTGCGGAGCTTTGTGAACTACCTGCATGATGAGGACTTGACATCGCTCACCCGAGATGACATCAAGCTGCCAAAGAGTCATATGGATGTATCCTCGATTAAGGCTTTGTCGGTCGATGATGTTAGGGCATTATTGATGGCTCCAGACCCCTCTACTCCTTGGGGCAAGCGAGACAGGGCCCTCCTCGCGCTGCTGTACTGCACTGGGATGAGAATAGCTGAGCTGTGCTCGTTGAACAGAGATCAGCTTCCATTGGAGCATCTATGCGAAGACGAGATACTTGAGGTATCTATTATAGGTAAAGGTAGAAAACCTCGAGTGGTCTTTGTCGATGCTGTAGCCCAGAGGTTGCTCAAGGAATATCTACAACTGAGAACTGACGAGAATCCTGCGTTGTTTGTGTCTTTCAAGGGTCCAACTGCCGAGGATAGGCTGACCCCCAGAGCTATCCAGATGTCGATAAAGAAGTACGCTAAAAAGGCTGGACTTAAGACTATCCCCACACCTCATACTATGCGACACACCTTTGCAGTGCATAAATTGCAGGGGGGTGCTGATACACGCATAGTACAGGCTTTCCTCGGGCATTCAAGCCTGGCAACTACCCAAAGGTATACAAGAGTCACCGATCGTTATCTCCGCGAGAGCTACGAGCGCACCCATATTCCAGCAGACCTTGACTAG
- a CDS encoding HAD family hydrolase, which produces MEKAAVLWDLDGVLVDSRQFHYESWLYVAHPRSVEISYQDFLPTFGMRNPDAIRVLFGDLPEEEINRIAEDKERYFRKSIRGRIKPLPGAYNLVVSLHANGHKQAIASSTPRLNIEAILAEIGLEGCFDEIVSGDDVKNGKPNPDIFLLAAEKLGVDPRCCVVVEDAVVGVQAGKAAGMKVFAVAGTRRPEDLRLADRIVHSLEELSLDDFQVDC; this is translated from the coding sequence ATGGAAAAGGCCGCCGTATTATGGGATCTTGATGGAGTCCTCGTGGACTCCAGACAATTTCACTATGAATCTTGGCTATATGTAGCCCACCCTAGGAGTGTAGAGATTAGCTATCAGGATTTCCTCCCAACTTTTGGGATGAGAAATCCTGATGCTATTCGTGTCCTGTTTGGAGATCTTCCTGAGGAAGAGATAAACAGAATAGCTGAAGACAAAGAGAGATACTTCCGGAAATCTATTAGGGGGAGAATCAAGCCGCTTCCTGGGGCTTATAACCTGGTAGTATCTTTGCATGCGAACGGACACAAGCAAGCCATAGCTTCTTCTACTCCCAGGTTGAATATAGAGGCGATACTGGCAGAGATTGGCTTGGAGGGCTGCTTCGACGAAATAGTATCTGGGGACGACGTCAAGAACGGGAAGCCCAACCCCGATATATTCCTCCTGGCTGCCGAAAAGCTTGGTGTTGATCCTCGGTGCTGCGTTGTTGTTGAAGATGCTGTAGTGGGAGTTCAGGCTGGTAAGGCTGCAGGGATGAAGGTTTTTGCTGTTGCTGGGACGCGACGCCCAGAGGATCTACGCCTTGCCGATAGGATCGTTCACTCCTTGGAAGAGTTATCCCTTGATGACTTTCAAGTAGATTGCTAA
- a CDS encoding DUF2089 domain-containing protein, with translation MRKILERCPTCGGQLIIREVRCVDCGTEVRAEYRQCDFCLLTDEQATFLKIFVTSRGNLSEVEKRLGISYPTVRSKLDEIVNVLTKAENQPVPMKKEPAKSSRRSVLDAVARGEISPEEALSKLRSTQ, from the coding sequence GTGAGGAAAATTCTAGAGAGATGTCCTACTTGCGGCGGCCAACTGATCATAAGGGAGGTGAGGTGTGTAGACTGCGGAACCGAGGTTAGAGCCGAGTACAGGCAGTGTGACTTCTGCTTGCTAACAGATGAGCAGGCAACCTTCCTCAAAATATTCGTGACTTCGAGAGGTAATCTTAGCGAGGTGGAGAAGCGTCTGGGTATAAGCTACCCAACTGTGCGTTCCAAGCTGGATGAGATAGTGAATGTTTTGACCAAGGCAGAAAATCAGCCTGTGCCTATGAAGAAGGAACCTGCGAAGTCTTCCCGGCGTAGCGTTCTAGACGCTGTTGCTCGGGGAGAGATAAGTCCTGAGGAGGCTCTAAGCAAGTTGAGGTCTACTCAGTAG